A window of Brettanomyces nanus chromosome 2, complete sequence contains these coding sequences:
- a CDS encoding uncharacterized protein (BUSCO:EOG09340Y0R~EggNog:ENOG41): MRDSNNKSVSANKAAVSITSTLYDRRALDCTEDKPLVNSLNHLTFLASSSLKVREALSQDGGLERLIDILYECRNPQTDAEKCVFAWKWVLAFQSLVLVGTRGNEKLRRKVVEAGILPIIATILDNYLITRRMAWVSQFENGYRPDVYDGVPSVTVAGSENVGGVSTASDDSSSFGSHAFDYSNVTAATTTTATGTINTAAAAAMAANSVVPIVSQQSSSVPSDDVVINDEITDSQVNTVFRQVRSLLDQANQTILETEAEIGKHRCPKDECIEKCSKSQCKDLSEVDEKYRKVYKCLEFLKFLHRLNNADGLGLIGQELACEYQNLTADVVFGSQLATNKDISNLLKMDSTWTTELPFMKKFEEKLNQSVPREFENGILIPKEDDVIWSLQLLAFISKYTTLRYEMANTYIVNGLSLRNYSIPPPLESDTGTRSQDVIFDDCDYFEFVEPRPLDNPFLLFPDFSNEYESSKPSPQTVPESVSHALSPEYDKDHADLFKSYYQTLNESEKFMEASKLEKLALDISRFAHREYSKLRMRNRQVYRSQRQSYDKQWDYENSWDELATPAYASACIDNDIRPIKRLNIFPLVEKFTVRHLYSKDINYWSSVIVRNFNRKDENRGGRRQCAYFGCGKWESEPRQFAKCRRCKRAKYCSKECQSKAWAYHKYWCNAVCTGSSADSSSSQPQHATMIGNSNEHHRMHHRHNPMEQGIPPNDTATTLAPGVQVQQQGISDDVSSSSPPNVPNAPTFQHGFFQ, translated from the coding sequence atGAGGGACTCTAACAATAAATCGGTTTCGGCCAACAAGGCTGCTGTGTCTATCACTTCGACACTATATGACCGAAGGGCTCTTGATTGCACGGAGGATAAGCCCCTTGTCAACTCCTTGAACCACCTTACATTTTTggcttcatcctctttgaaagttAGGGAAGCTCTGTCTCAAGATGGAGGCTTGGAGAGGTTGATTGATATTCTTTATGAGTGTCGGAATCCTCAGACTGACGCTGAAAAATGCGTTTTTGCTTGGAAATGGGTGTTAGCATTTCAATCTCTTGTATTGGTGGGGACTCGTGGTAACGAGAAGCTGCGCCGTAAGGTTGTTGAAGCAGGAATATTACCCATTATAGCGACCATCTTGGACAATTATTTGATCACTCGTCGAATGGCTTGGGTTtctcaatttgaaaatggctATCGGCCTGATGTGTACGATGGAGTTCCATCTGTAACAGTTGCAGGATCAGAAAATGTGGGTGGTGTTTCCACGGCGTCTGATGATTCTAGCAGTTTTGGTTCTCATGCTTTTGACTATTCGAACGTGACGGCAGCCACGACAACTACGGCTACAGGTACTATTAatactgctgctgctgctgcaatGGCAGCAAACTCGGTTGTTCCTATTGTTTCTCAacaatcatcttcagtgCCCTCAGATGATGTGGTTATCAACGACGAAATAACCGATTCTCAGGTCAATACAGTGTTTCGTCAAGTGCGCAGCTTGCTAGATCAAGCTAATCAGACGATCCTGGAAACCGAAGCTGAAATAGGTAAGCATCGTTGTCCTAAAGATGAGTGTATTGAAAAATGCTCAAAATCACAGTGCAAGGACCTATCAGAAGTCGATGAAAAATATCGCAAAGTGTATAAATGTCTTGAATTTCTTAAGTTTCTTCACAGATTGAACAATGCAGATGGACTCGGATTGATTGGACAGGAGCTAGCATGTGAGTATCAAAATCTTACGGCAGATGTGGTGTTTGGAAGCCAGTTGGCCACAAATAAAGATATTtcaaacttgttgaagatggatTCTACTTGGACTACAGAGCTGCCGttcatgaagaagtttgaagagaaattgaacCAGAGTGTGCCGCGCGAGTTTGAGAATGGCATTCTTATACCGAAGGAAGACGATGTGATATGGTCTCTTCAGCTCCTTGCGTTTATCTCCAAATACACAACTCTGCGTTATGAGATGGCCAATACTTACATTGTCAATGGTCTTTCTCTGCGTAATTATAGCATTCCTCCTCCTTTAGAGAGTGATACGGGTACCCGCTCGCAGGACGTGATATTTGATGATTGTGACTAttttgaatttgttgaGCCTAGGCCATTAGACAATCCTTTCTTACTTTTTCCTGATTTTAGCAATGAGTATGAGAGTTCAAAACCTTCTCCTCAAACAGTTCCCGAATCTGTTTCGCATGCATTATCTCCTGAATATGATAAAGATCATGCGGATCTTTTCAAATCGTACTATCAAACTCTGAACGAGTCTGAAAAGTTCATGGAGGCTTCTaaacttgaaaaactcGCCTTGGATATTTCCCGATTTGCACACAGAGAGTATAGCAAACTTAGAATGCGTAACAGACAAGTTTACCGATCCCAGAGGCAATCGTATGACAAGCAGTGGGATTATGAGAACAGTTGGGATGAATTGGCTACTCCTGCTTATGCTTCTGCGTGCATTGATAATGATATTAGACCTATAAAGCGGTTGAACATTTTTCCGCTTGTGGAGAAGTTTACAGTGCGTCATCTGTACAGCAAGGACATCAATTATTGGTCATCAGTGATTGTAAGGAACTTCAACAGGAAAGATGAGAATAGAGGAGGCCGTCGCCAGTGCGCTTACTTTGGCTGCGGTAAATGGGAATCGGAGCCCCGGCAGTTTGCCAAGTGCCGTCGTTGCAAGAGAGCGAAGTACTGCTCTAAAGAGTGTCAATCCAAGGCATGGGCTTACCATAAGTATTGGTGTAACGCAGTTTGCACAGGATCGAGTGCCgattcttcctcttcgCAGCCACAGCACGCAACAATGATTGGAAATTCCAATGAACATCATCGAATGCATCATCGTCATAATCCGATGGAGCAAGGCATTCCTCCCAACGATACTGCAACGACCCTTGCACCTGGTGTGCAAGTACAGCAGCAGGGTATTTCCGACGACGTATCATCTTCTAGTCCTCCTAATGTCCCGAACGCTCCTACATTTCAGCATGGATTCTTCCAGTAA
- a CDS encoding uncharacterized protein (BUSCO:EOG093415Q9) produces the protein MSSNPLEKVAPKLVGLIRLSSALNAKDIDFYKSIDKGIKQHSEETNEEMITLLNKVVQSAVSASTDLNPKDLLITNGNDLENMKVVGNVLDSLFENVEIGLDDYFKARRSGKVTTGSSSNQDGYTYLDETDRNSAHSLPEKMHYSSVPKPQLKFLDKVNNFEIHPFKPLITAKPKSVVPFEESMKLITAAEDDPEHYNNPYAYEIMNMEYPEWIFSPIETPYMSVPWKGSSAPTWVDDPSQLDDLLTELVKCKVIGVDLEHHDYRTYHGLTSLMQISTDTKKDYLIDPLSPALKPCLNRLNVVFADPKIIKVFHGAFMDMIWLQRDLGLYVVSLFDTYWAAKELALGKYSLAFLLEKYVRFRTSKKWQLADWRIRPLSPEMMNYAKADTHFLIELFCKIQADLVNKPGALRRVLYESRKVSNRRFEYSTYKPSNATNKGVVSTNGSVPLRPEYQDQLFSFNSNRDAPWINLMQNNGLLMSKGPIVEALYKWRDNEARTEDESQRFVMSDFVLASLANAFNPETIDQITETNVLTAINRSARFGSSLFVRKYVKELTKLIREVMKQVLKMDIKAWDFTTGTDSPQMASNLVADKDDVYESIKDAERLEEEFEDFYSQYKKVNFGGDGGESKGHAKFEKEKLSDVWSVEYGKKCKFVKGTEVKKRLHKAIEHLKEYEEPVLEVKEDGGVEIADNVSDVEEAVEEKEDETNSSDIDEIITLRKHNKGKNKKRVVEVGEEVIDLKKKIMEPLQRRDRRKKRGKKRSFDPYSASSSQNPDIARVKKRKPRDIGKNVVFKR, from the coding sequence ATGTCGTCAAATCCACTTGAAAAAGTGGCCCCTAAACTTGTGGGATTGATCCGTCTTTCTTCGGCTCTAAATGCTAAGGATATTGACTTCTACAAGAGTATCGATAAGGGCATCAAACAGCATAGTGAAGAGACCAATGAGGAGATGATTACTTTGCTAAATAAGGTTGTCCAATCGGCAGTTTCCGCATCTACAGATCTGAACCCGAAAGACCTTCTAATAACAAATGGTAATGATTTAGAGAACATGAAGGTGGTAGGTAATGTTCTTGATTCGCTTTTCGAAAATGTGGAAATAGGGTTGGATGACTACTTCAAGGCTAGACGAAGCGGTAAAGTTACCACCGGctcctcttcaaatcagGATGGATATACCTATTTGGATGAGACTGATAGAAATTCAGCGCATTCATTGCCTGAAAAGATGCATTATTCTTCTGTTCCTAAACCACAACTGAAGTTCTTAGATAAGGTGAATAATTTCGAAATCCATCCATTTAAGCCTTTGATTACTGCTAAACCTAAGTCTGTGGTGccctttgaagaaagtatGAAGCTTATAACTGCTGCAGAAGACGATCCAGAGCATTATAATAACCCTTACGCCTATGAAATCATGAATATGGAGTACCCAGAATGGATCTTTTCCCCTATTGAGACTCCTTACATGTCTGTGCCATGGAAGGGAAGTTCGGCACCCACCTGGGTCGACGATCCAAGCCAGTTGGATGATTTGTTGACGGAATTGGTTAAATGTAAGGTGATAGGTGTGGATTTGGAGCATCACGATTATAGAACTTATCACGGTCTCACGTCATTGATGCAAATTTCTACGGACACAAAGAAGGACTACCTTATAGATCCTCTATCGCCTGCATTAAAGCCTTGTTTGAATAGGTTGAACGTCGTTTTTGCAGATCCTAAGATTATCAAAGTGTTCCATGGTGCATTCATGGATATGATTTGGTTACAGAGAGATTTAGGACTATATGTCGTCTCTTTATTTGATACCTACTGGGCTGCCAAAGAATTGGCACTAGGAAAATATTCGTTAGCGTTCTTACTTGAGAAGTATGTTCGTTTCAGAACATCGAAGAAGTGGCAATTGGCAGATTGGCGAATCAGACCATTGAGTCCCGAGATGATGAACTATGCTAAGGCAGATACCCATTTTCTTATTGAACTTTTTTGCAAAATTCAGGCTGATCTAGTGAACAAGCCTGGTGCCCTGCGAAGAGTGTTGTATGAGTCGCGTAAAGTGTCCAATAGAAGGTTCGAGTATTCTACCTACAAACCTTCGAATGCCACTAACAAAGGTGTGGTGTCCACCAACGGTTCAGTTCCTCTCAGACCTGAATATCAGGACCAACTTTTCAGTTTTAACTCGAATAGAGATGCGCCTTGGATAAACCTGATGCAGAATAATGGATTGCTAATGTCGAAAGGTCCAATTGTGGAAGCATTATACAAATGGAGAGATAATGAAGCCAGAACTGAAGACGAGTCGCAACGATTTGTTATGTCAGACTTTGTTTTGGCATCTTTGGCCAATGCTTTCAATCCGGAGACTATCGATCAAATTACAGAAACCAATGTTCTTACTGCTATCAATCGATCGGCTAGATTTGGATCAAGCTTATTTGTGAGAAAATACGTCAAAGAGCTCACAAAACTAATACGTGAAGTGATGAAGCAAGTTTTGAAGATGGACATAAAAGCATGGGATTTTACTACGGGTACCGATTCTCCGCAGATGGCTTCTAATTTGGTAGCCGATAAGGACGATGTATATGAGTCTATCAAGGATGCGGAGAGATTAGAGgaagagtttgaagatTTTTATTCACAATACAAGAAGGTAAATTTTGGAGGTGATGGCGGCGAGTCAAAAGGTCATGCCAAAtttgagaaggagaagttaTCCGATGTCTGGTCGGTCGAGTACGGGAAAAAGTGCAAATTTGTGAAAGGAACGGAGGTTAAGAAGCGTTTGCACAAGGCCATTGAGCATTTgaaagaatatgaagaacCAGTTCTTGAAGTAAAGGAAGatggaggagttgaaataGCTGATAATGTGAGCGATGTCGAGGAAGCTGTcgaggagaaggaggatgaaACGAACTCTTCCGATATTGACGAGATTATCACTTTACGTAAGCACAACAAAggaaagaacaagaaaCGAGTTGTGgaagttggtgaagaagtaATTGACcttaagaagaagataatggAGCCCTTACAGAGGCGCgatagaagaaagaaaaggggtaagaagagaagcttTGACCCCTACTCAGCATCCAGTTCACAGAACCCTGACATTGCACGCgttaagaagagaaagccCCGGGATATCGGTAAAAATGTGGTGTTTAAAAGATAG